A part of Lacinutrix sp. 5H-3-7-4 genomic DNA contains:
- a CDS encoding GAF domain-containing protein: protein MIFEKLKTEIETILLDNNKSKDEQLLNICEVLEANIEYYNWVGFYFKNGDKNELKLGPYVGEPTDHTIIPFGKGICGQVAVSNENFVVPDVAAQDNYIACSITVKAEIVIPIFVNGENVGQIDIDSNTPDPFTEEDERFLEFVCAKVAKIL from the coding sequence ATGATTTTTGAAAAATTAAAAACAGAAATTGAAACTATACTTTTAGATAATAACAAATCTAAAGATGAGCAATTATTAAACATTTGCGAAGTACTTGAAGCCAATATAGAATATTATAATTGGGTGGGTTTTTATTTTAAAAACGGAGATAAAAATGAATTAAAACTTGGACCTTACGTTGGCGAACCAACAGACCATACTATAATTCCATTTGGCAAAGGCATTTGTGGTCAAGTTGCTGTAAGTAATGAAAATTTTGTGGTGCCAGATGTTGCTGCACAAGATAATTACATAGCATGTAGTATTACGGTTAAGGCCGAAATTGTAATTCCTATTTTTGTAAATGGAGAAAATGTTGGGCAAATAGACATAGACTCTAATACACCAGATCCTTTTACAGAAGAAGACGAACGCTTT
- the xrtF gene encoding exosortase family protein XrtF, whose translation MKSLFVKYKSVIKFILTFLLVYIALSYAYKLYLDNSNSPVYYPDYVTHQVAKQTNDLVSFFGYDSQVVKHPNEPSMKMIINGNYLARVIEGCNALSVIILFVAFIVAFKGKLKTTVLYILFGILIIYITNIIRIALLSIGIYHYPEYTTILHSVIFPTIIYGLVFLLWMLWVNKFSNIGKNNG comes from the coding sequence TTGAAATCGCTTTTTGTAAAATATAAGTCTGTTATAAAATTTATCCTTACATTTTTGTTGGTTTATATTGCGCTTTCCTATGCTTATAAATTATATTTAGATAATTCTAATAGTCCCGTTTATTATCCAGATTATGTAACACATCAAGTCGCTAAACAAACCAATGATTTGGTAAGTTTTTTTGGTTACGATTCTCAAGTTGTTAAGCACCCAAACGAACCATCTATGAAAATGATTATTAACGGTAATTACTTAGCGCGAGTAATAGAAGGTTGTAATGCATTAAGCGTGATTATTTTATTTGTTGCATTTATAGTTGCATTTAAAGGCAAATTAAAAACAACAGTTTTATATATACTTTTTGGTATTCTAATAATCTATATAACTAATATTATTAGAATAGCTTTATTGTCTATTGGTATTTATCACTATCCAGAATATACAACAATATTACATTCTGTTATTTTTCCAACTATAATTTATGGTTTGGTATTTTTACTTTGGATGCTTTGGGTAAACAAATTTTCTAATATTGGTAAAAATAATGGCTAA
- a CDS encoding exosortase F system-associated protein has protein sequence MAKQSKYIVLFFLFGLLVLIRLFENEIFYDPYLQFFNNDYLYIDSPRFELLKLTASTSIRFLLNTLISLAILYVFFKDKSIVKFASIIYVLSYFILLLLFLYFVINPKQEDYLVFFNIRRFLIQPILLLLLLPAFYYQRKGAK, from the coding sequence ATGGCTAAGCAGAGTAAATATATAGTGTTGTTTTTCCTTTTTGGACTTTTGGTACTAATACGCTTGTTTGAAAATGAAATTTTCTACGATCCTTACTTGCAATTTTTTAACAATGATTACTTGTATATTGATTCACCTCGATTTGAATTACTAAAACTTACAGCATCAACAAGTATTAGATTTTTACTAAATACACTTATTTCTTTAGCTATTTTATATGTGTTTTTTAAAGATAAAAGTATCGTTAAATTCGCTTCAATAATTTATGTTTTAAGTTACTTTATATTATTACTACTATTTTTATATTTTGTAATTAACCCAAAACAAGAAGATTATTTGGTGTTTTTTAATATTAGACGTTTTTTAATTCAGCCCATTCTTTTATTACTCTTACTTCCAGCTTTTTATTACCAAAGAAAAGGAGCAAAGTAA
- a CDS encoding heavy-metal-associated domain-containing protein, translating into MKHTYMVTGMTCNGCKASVEKHLNALPEISNAIVNLDKKEVVVEMSQHLPTNALQEVLPGKFLIKEKTETNVFSASTKEENKSILKQLYPLFLIFLFITGAAVLLNFKSKNLTGFMLDFMGLFYIVFSFFKFLDLKGFSNSFKMYDPLAGKISVYGLVYPFIELALGLFFLMRFQIPIALVITIIILGITTIGVTQTLINKKSIQCACLGSVLKLPMTKATFIENSVMIIMAIIMLISN; encoded by the coding sequence ATGAAACATACTTATATGGTTACAGGTATGACCTGTAATGGCTGTAAAGCATCTGTTGAAAAACATTTAAATGCTTTGCCAGAAATTAGCAATGCAATAGTAAATCTTGATAAAAAAGAAGTTGTTGTAGAAATGTCTCAACACCTGCCAACTAATGCGTTACAAGAAGTACTACCAGGAAAATTTTTAATTAAAGAAAAAACAGAAACTAATGTTTTTTCGGCTTCTACAAAAGAAGAAAATAAAAGTATTTTAAAGCAATTATATCCTTTGTTTTTAATATTTCTATTTATCACTGGTGCAGCAGTTTTATTAAATTTTAAATCAAAAAATTTAACTGGTTTCATGTTAGATTTTATGGGTTTGTTTTATATAGTGTTTAGCTTTTTTAAGTTTTTAGATTTAAAAGGCTTTTCAAATTCATTTAAAATGTACGATCCATTAGCTGGTAAAATTTCAGTATATGGATTAGTTTATCCTTTTATAGAGTTAGCATTAGGTTTATTTTTTTTAATGAGATTTCAAATACCTATAGCTCTAGTAATAACAATTATAATTCTTGGTATAACAACTATTGGTGTAACACAAACACTAATAAATAAAAAATCAATTCAATGTGCTTGTCTAGGTTCGGTTTTAAAACTACCAATGACTAAAGCCACGTTTATTGAAAATTCTGTAATGATTATTATGGCAATAATCATGTTAATATCAAATTAA
- a CDS encoding TonB-dependent receptor, whose translation MKKIIYILMLLPVFTIAQSQLEGVVFENGNSKTPLAGANVHWANTKVGTVTNFDGEFTVPYKQEYSQLVISYVGFKTDTITVKNLNRIEHSLKATSDLEEVNISSRKAATSKSYLQSQNIITVNSDELLKAACCNLSESFETNPSIDVNFADAVTGTRQIKMLGLTSPYLLIATENIPSIRGASQAFGLSFIPGTWVESIQITKGAGSVVNGFESIAGQINAELVKPTTDDKLFVNLYGASNTRLELNTHFNTKVSDKWDTGIYLHGNTHQKKHDVNHDGFLDMPLYKQFNVMNRWQYTNPEKGFVSFINLKYLTDEKQAGELDFNQDTDKLTTNNWGSEIDTERYEVSAKLGYVNPEIPWQSLGVQAAFSGHKQDSYFGLNLYNIEHNSLYSNLVYNSIISDSRHKIKTGISYTHDSYNELVNSTNFNRVENSVGGFFEYNYDSLDKLNLTAGLRVDHHNLLGTFVTPRLHMRYTAWEKGVFRASVGRGKRSANIFAENQKLFSTSRVINIQNNNGEIYGLDPEIAWNYGVSFLQGFRLFGQKGDITLDYYITNFENQIVVDYENPQEVNFYNLNGDSYANSFQIEVNYEPFNQFNMRLAYKNYDVKTQYNSGKLEKPLTPKHRFFANASYETEVKNNSKWKFDATYNWLGEQRYSSTLNNPIAYQLPEYSPALSTLNAQITKVFSPRFEVYLGAENILNTRQDNPIVSANDPFGSSFDTTFVYGPIFGANYYTGLRFKIK comes from the coding sequence ATGAAAAAAATTATATATATATTAATGCTTTTACCTGTTTTTACAATAGCACAATCTCAACTAGAAGGTGTTGTTTTTGAAAACGGTAATAGTAAAACACCTCTTGCAGGTGCCAATGTACATTGGGCAAATACAAAAGTTGGAACAGTAACCAATTTTGATGGCGAATTTACAGTGCCATATAAACAGGAATATTCGCAATTAGTAATAAGTTATGTGGGTTTTAAAACCGATACAATTACTGTAAAAAACCTAAACAGAATAGAACATTCTTTAAAAGCTACAAGTGATTTAGAAGAAGTTAATATTTCTTCTAGAAAAGCAGCCACTTCAAAGTCCTATTTACAGTCACAAAATATTATAACAGTAAACAGTGATGAGTTATTAAAGGCAGCGTGTTGTAATTTATCTGAAAGTTTTGAAACCAACCCATCTATAGATGTAAATTTTGCAGATGCCGTAACAGGAACTAGGCAAATTAAAATGTTAGGCCTAACAAGCCCGTATTTACTAATAGCAACAGAAAATATACCATCAATTCGAGGTGCATCTCAAGCGTTTGGTTTAAGCTTTATTCCTGGTACTTGGGTAGAAAGTATACAAATAACAAAAGGAGCAGGTAGTGTAGTTAATGGTTTTGAGAGTATTGCTGGGCAAATAAATGCCGAACTTGTAAAACCAACTACAGATGATAAATTGTTTGTAAACCTATATGGAGCAAGTAATACACGTTTAGAGCTAAATACACACTTTAATACTAAAGTGAGCGATAAATGGGATACAGGTATTTATTTACACGGTAATACTCATCAAAAAAAACACGATGTAAACCACGATGGTTTTCTAGATATGCCTTTATATAAACAATTTAATGTTATGAATCGCTGGCAATATACTAATCCAGAAAAAGGCTTTGTGAGTTTTATTAATTTAAAATATTTAACAGATGAAAAGCAAGCAGGAGAATTAGATTTTAATCAAGATACCGATAAATTAACAACAAACAATTGGGGTAGTGAAATAGATACAGAGCGTTATGAGGTTTCTGCCAAATTGGGTTATGTAAACCCAGAAATTCCTTGGCAAAGCCTTGGTGTTCAAGCAGCATTTAGTGGCCATAAACAGGATTCTTATTTTGGTTTAAACCTTTATAATATAGAACATAATAGTTTATACTCTAATTTAGTTTACAATTCTATTATTAGTGATTCTAGACATAAAATAAAAACAGGAATAAGTTATACACATGATAGCTACAATGAGCTTGTAAATAGTACCAATTTTAATAGAGTAGAAAATTCTGTTGGTGGTTTTTTTGAGTATAATTATGATAGCTTAGATAAATTAAACTTAACAGCAGGATTAAGAGTAGATCATCATAACTTATTAGGTACATTTGTTACACCTCGCTTGCATATGCGCTATACAGCCTGGGAAAAAGGTGTTTTTAGAGCATCGGTAGGTAGAGGAAAACGAAGTGCTAATATTTTTGCCGAAAACCAAAAACTATTTTCAACCTCTAGAGTGATAAATATTCAAAATAACAATGGAGAAATTTATGGTTTAGATCCAGAAATTGCATGGAATTATGGCGTGTCGTTTTTACAAGGCTTTAGGTTATTTGGGCAAAAAGGAGATATCACTTTAGATTATTATATCACTAATTTTGAAAATCAAATTGTTGTAGATTATGAAAATCCTCAAGAAGTTAATTTTTATAATTTAAATGGAGATAGTTACGCAAATAGTTTTCAAATTGAAGTAAATTATGAGCCTTTTAATCAATTTAATATGCGTTTAGCTTACAAAAATTACGATGTTAAAACGCAATATAATTCAGGGAAATTAGAAAAACCTCTAACTCCAAAACATAGATTTTTTGCAAATGCTTCATATGAAACAGAGGTGAAAAATAATTCTAAATGGAAATTTGATGCAACATATAATTGGTTAGGTGAGCAGCGTTATTCATCTACATTAAATAATCCTATAGCTTATCAATTACCAGAGTACTCACCAGCTTTAAGTACGTTAAACGCACAAATTACAAAAGTGTTTTCTCCTAGGTTTGAAGTATATTTAGGTGCAGAGAATATATTAAATACTAGACAAGACAATCCAATTGTATCTGCAAACGATCCTTTTGGTTCGAGTTTTGATACTACATTTGTTTATGGCCCAATATTTGGAGCTAATTATTATACAGGATTAAGATTTAAAATTAAATAA